A section of the Phacochoerus africanus isolate WHEZ1 chromosome 4, ROS_Pafr_v1, whole genome shotgun sequence genome encodes:
- the LOC125124576 gene encoding olfactory receptor 6M1-like, whose protein sequence is MERENWTLITEINLTGIPTTKVFGNFLFLIFLMAYLMTVLGNSLIITLIFVDDRLHLPMYFFLSNLSLSEILTTTCAIPTMLASFLLGKKNISIGGCFAQMYFYFLSGCTEFILFAVMSYDRYVAICNPLQYPMIMTSSLCVHLVILSWVGGFLLILPSIILKARLPYCGPNVIDHFFCDSAPLLHLACADIRFIELLDFLSSLVLLISSLSLTVVSYVYIISTILKIPSGQGQRKAFATCASHFTVVSMGYGISIFVYVRPSQKSSLHLNKILFILSSVVTPLLNPFIFSLRNETVKDALKVTLVKCQNFLKGLRSK, encoded by the coding sequence ATGGAGAGGGAGAACTGGACCTTGATAACAGAGATCAACCTTACAGGGATACCAACCACCAAAGTCTTTGGGAACTTcctgttcttgatttttttaatggcctacTTGATGACAGTCCTTGGGAATTCCCTCATTATTACCCTGATTTTTGTGGATGACAGACTTCATTtgcccatgtatttcttcctcagcAATCTCTCTCTCAGTGAAATATTAACCACAACCTGTGCTATTCCCACAATGCTTGCAAGCTTCCTGTTAGGAAAAAAGAACATCTCAATAGGTGGTTGCTTTGCCCAGATGTATTTCTATTTCCTGTCTGGATGCACTGAGTTTATCCTTTTTGCTGtcatgtcctatgaccgctatgtggccatttgCAACCCCCTTCAGTACCCTATGATTATGACTAGCTCTCTCTGTGTTCATCTTGTCATTCTCTCCTGGGTGGGTGGCTTTCTCCTGATCCTCCCATCCATCATTCTTAAGGCAAGACTGCCATATTGTGGCCCCAATGTGATTGATCACTTTTTCTGTGACAGTGCCCCTCTCCTCCACTTGGCCTGTGCTGACATCCGTTTCATAGAGCTGTTGGACTTCCTCAGCTCCCTGGTCCTGCTCATcagctccctctccctcacaGTGGTCTCCTATGTTTACATCATCTCCACCATTCTGAAGATACCCTCAGGCCAAGGTCAACGCAAAGCCTTTGCTACCTGTGCCTCTCACTTCACTGTGGTCTCTATGGGCTATGGAATCTCCATCTTTGTCTATGTCCGCCCCTCACAGAAGAGCAGCCTGCACCTCAACAAGATCCTCTTCATCCTCTCCAGTGTCGTCACACCACTCCTGAATCCCTTCATCTTCAGTTTACGAAATGAAACCGTGAAAGATGCTCTGAAGGTTACCTTGGTCAAATGCCAGAACTTCCTTAAGGGGCTTAGATCCAAGTGA